The proteins below are encoded in one region of Phycisphaerae bacterium:
- a CDS encoding radical SAM protein: MELPRRTRGDELLRPGALVELRRRLRSIAPRHDLATVIACAFDHRTRMLPFIYADLRMAPAGVRAIGSAMADVGFAKTRIVLQQWNRQFRPSMMQLDGRTPDIFMVSSMALHTAACKTLIRDVCRIDPAHRPLVIVGGPKVIYEPWDVFGTDPNDRWGADVAVTGEEYVFLSLLEALLHERSNGEPIRATFLRARDRGLLDSIPGLVFARSSLDGVAEDLVDTGIQRLVSDLDELPHPVLGYQLLEPPSRAMTLSARALPATEVRRYSPIGSLVLTFGCKFACPYCPIPAYNQRQYRVKSGERIADEMTRINREFGLKTYFGADDNFFNHEERTLEIVETLARVRGSNSDPRKQFRWATEATVHDTLKLQEHLPLIKRAGLRSLWMGVEDMTATLVKKGQSVDKTSEAFRLLRKNGIHPMPMMMHHDEQPLVSIGPKPYGLLNQVRLLRKAGAVSMQVLMLVPATGSKLYSETYTSGMAYESVGGKQIEEHMLGGNHVVASNHAKPWRKQINILLAYAYFYNPVRFAWSLVRPNTELRAADPFWQVLGMMGLAETVKRTIGWALRLRLGRIRRKSAPPMSRVPLLSIDGTPASHALPGMVQLGMESKVQINVPSAGPRTTALPVLASSS, translated from the coding sequence ATGGAACTACCACGTCGTACACGCGGCGATGAGCTGCTGCGCCCAGGCGCACTGGTCGAACTCCGCCGCCGGTTGCGGAGCATCGCACCCCGGCACGATCTCGCGACCGTCATCGCCTGTGCCTTCGATCATCGCACGCGCATGTTGCCGTTCATTTACGCGGACCTGCGCATGGCTCCCGCGGGCGTTCGTGCCATCGGCTCCGCCATGGCCGACGTGGGGTTCGCCAAGACCCGGATCGTCCTCCAGCAGTGGAACCGCCAGTTCCGTCCCTCGATGATGCAGCTCGACGGCCGGACGCCGGACATCTTCATGGTGTCGAGCATGGCCCTTCACACCGCGGCGTGCAAGACGCTGATCCGGGATGTCTGCCGGATCGATCCCGCACATCGGCCGCTGGTTATCGTGGGCGGGCCGAAAGTCATTTACGAACCCTGGGACGTGTTTGGCACGGATCCCAACGATCGCTGGGGAGCCGACGTCGCCGTCACCGGCGAGGAGTACGTCTTCCTGAGCCTGCTCGAAGCGCTGCTGCACGAGCGGTCGAACGGGGAGCCGATCCGCGCCACGTTCCTTCGCGCCCGCGACCGAGGATTGCTCGACAGCATTCCGGGACTCGTGTTTGCTCGATCAAGCCTGGACGGGGTCGCGGAAGATCTCGTGGACACGGGCATCCAGCGGCTGGTGAGCGATCTCGATGAACTGCCTCACCCTGTGCTGGGGTACCAACTGCTTGAGCCGCCGAGTCGAGCGATGACGCTGTCCGCGCGGGCGCTTCCTGCTACGGAGGTAAGACGGTACAGCCCAATCGGCTCGCTGGTCCTGACGTTCGGCTGCAAGTTCGCGTGTCCCTACTGCCCAATTCCCGCATACAACCAGCGGCAGTATCGCGTCAAGAGCGGCGAACGCATCGCCGACGAAATGACGCGGATCAACCGCGAGTTCGGTTTGAAGACGTACTTTGGAGCCGATGACAATTTCTTCAATCACGAGGAGCGAACGCTCGAAATCGTCGAGACCCTCGCGCGGGTGCGGGGCAGCAACAGCGATCCGCGCAAGCAGTTTCGATGGGCCACGGAAGCGACGGTTCACGATACGCTGAAACTCCAGGAGCATCTCCCGCTGATCAAGCGGGCCGGACTCCGTTCACTCTGGATGGGCGTGGAAGACATGACCGCGACGCTGGTCAAGAAGGGGCAGAGCGTCGACAAGACCAGCGAAGCCTTCCGTTTGCTGCGAAAGAACGGCATTCACCCCATGCCCATGATGATGCACCACGACGAGCAGCCGCTGGTCAGCATCGGGCCCAAGCCTTACGGCCTGCTCAACCAGGTGCGGTTGCTCCGTAAGGCCGGTGCCGTGAGCATGCAGGTGCTCATGCTGGTTCCCGCCACCGGTTCGAAGCTCTATTCAGAGACCTACACATCGGGCATGGCCTACGAAAGCGTGGGCGGCAAACAGATCGAAGAACACATGCTCGGCGGAAACCACGTCGTGGCGTCCAACCACGCCAAACCCTGGCGCAAGCAGATCAACATCCTGCTCGCCTATGCCTACTTCTATAACCCCGTACGGTTCGCTTGGTCGCTCGTTCGGCCCAATACGGAGCTTCGCGCTGCGGATCCCTTCTGGCAGGTGCTGGGCATGATGGGTCTGGCGGAAACCGTCAAGAGGACGATCGGCTGGGCCCTGCGGCTTCGGCTCGGGAGGATTCGGCGCAAGTCTGCCCCGCCGATGAGTCGTGTCCCGCTGTTGAGCATCGACGGTACACCGGCGAGCCACGCGCTTCCCGGTATGGTTCAGCTTGGCATGGAATCGAAGGTGCAGATCAACGTGCCCTCAGCGGGCCCACGGACGACGGCGCTGCCCGTTCTTGCCTCGTCTTCCTGA